GCACCACCTCGGCATGATATTGAACCGTGTCTCTATGAAGGCCCGGCTCTTCTTCACCCTTCTCCCCTTCGTTGGTTTCCACAGGCTGAACAAGGTCTCCCGGAGTACGGGCACCTTCACGAATTTGATCGAGGAGGAGACGAAAATAGGAGAGGGCCATGGGTAGAGAGAAAATGATCGACGAAACCGCCTGTCGATTCTCTTGGATCGCTTTACCCAGCACCACTTCCTCTTCCCGTGAAAGCAACGCAACTTTGCCGATTTCTTTTAAATATAACGGGATATGTCCATCCCAATGATGCAAGTCACCAGGCGTAAGATCAGGACCGGAACCATTCTGGTCATTCCCTTCTGAATATTCTCGTATGTGTTGATTTTTCAGCATCAGTGTTTCCCCTTCATTCTTTGTTGCGGGTGATTGAATGGTCACCATTTGACCCATGCCTGAACCTGGGTTGACAAATCAGCAAATGAAGTGCCACGACGTTCTTCTCTCTACATTCCACTACCTTCTTAGTCTTCTTGCCTCACTATTTTTCGTTTCTGCTTCATGCTGGCGAGAGCGAACAGGACATCTGTCAAAAAATTTAACTACCGGATACAGCCGAACAAGTTGCCTGAAAAAAACAAGGATGAATTCCAAACAACATCATGCAACGGAAATCGTGGACGGGCGAAATACGCAAAATATCCCGACGACTCGGTCAAATACGGTTTTTTAGAATGAAGGAAAAAAAGGTTACGGGTTTAAAGCTGAAGGAGGCGATGACGTCGCGCGAATGGTCAGGAGAGACCCACAAGTACGGACAACAAGAGTGACAAGGAGGATGTTTCTTGAAAAATCATTGGATTCATTCATGATTTTTGATACAGTCCCCCTCAACCCAGTTACACATTGGCTGAGAACAAGACTATCACACAGTGTTACGCTAGCGTTTCGCTTAAAAGGAAAAAGCCTCTATGACGCAAAACTTCTCACAATCTCATCGATCCCTAAGACTTCGCTATTTCCTGTTCTTGCTGTTGATCGGATTGTCAGCCCTCGGGACGAGTGGGTGTGCGGGAGAATCAACCAATCGTAAGGTCGATGCCCAGGCGGTATCAGGAATTTCCCAAGATCCCAATCCACCGGCGATCGAACCCTTGACGGAGGATACTGAAGAAGTCTTTGACGAGTTTGGGTATGACCCGTTTGAAGAACCAGACTCTGAAAAAATCGAGGAGTATGACCCGTGGGAGCCCTACAATGTCTTGGCATTCAAATTCAATTACAACTTTGATAAATATATCTTAAAACCAGTGGCTCAGGGGTATAACTATATTATGCCCACGGAAGTCCAACGCAGCATCGCCAATTTTTTTCAAAATCTTCGCTTTGCCCCTCGATTTTTCAATAATATTTTTCAAGCCAAATTTAAAGGAGCCGGAATAGAGTTGGGACGATTTCTCGTCAATTCCACCGTGGGGATCGGCGGCCTGTTCGACCCGGCACGCGCTCTGTTCGACTGGGAAACGCCGCTCGAAGATACGGGACAGACGTTGGGCGTCTATGGAACGCCTCCCGGGCCCTACTTGGTTTTGCCGTTTTTGGGATCGTTCACCGTGCGAGACGCCATCGGATTCGCTGGTGATACATTTCTTGACCCTATCAACTGGCTCGTACTTCCCATCATTGAGATCTCTGACGCCCCTCGCGTTGTTGATAACGAAACGACCGTGACTCTCATCCAATTTGGGTTGAAAGTTGAGGATACGATCAATCTGCGTTCCTTAAACCTTGAAAAATTCCAGGGTGTCGAGGAAGGGACGCTCGATTTGTATGGGGCAGTGAGGAATGGCTACCTGCAACAGAGAGCCAGGGAAATTCAGCGCTAGTCACTTCTGATTGTCCGGAACGTTACGAAGATGATTGGCTTCAAGGTATTCATCCACGACGGAAAGAAAGCCTTCCGCATAAGCGGATTGGATACGAACTTTCATGGAATCAAACTTTCCCTTGACGGTCAAGATCAATTCTGTGTGCGCAGCCTTCTCAAGATCTTCCCTCGTTAGCATGATCCCAAGAAGTTCTTTCATGACGGCTTTTTGGTCAATTTTTCGGTTAAGCACGACGGTGGGATATTCCCTATAATCCTCATCAAACGTGCTTTCATAGAACGCCCAACCCTCCTCCCCCGTTCGACGATCACGAAGACATAGCTGGTAAAAGAGGATATGATGAGAGCTAACGCGAGCGCGAAGAAAATACCAATCCCCATATTCCTCGCCCTTGAGTGGAGGCGCGATTAACCAGGACCGTTCTGGGTGTGGTTCGGGGGTAGGAGGCATCCTCCCGACAGAACGAGGGGGATCGAGACTGCATGCCGTGAAGAAGACACAGACCAAAGCCACGATCCAAACAGGACTGCATTGGAAGGTCATCTTGGTCACAGGAAAAACCTCATGCTTGCCGAACCAGAGAAACGATGTTCATGTGCCCACCTGGAACGCTTGAAAGCTCGCACAAGAAGAGCCTGATCAAAACGATATGAATGATCATACGCCTCAACCTCATGCCTGGAATTTCTTGGTCACCGCCGCTGGGTTCGTGATCGTGGTAGCCGGCATGCGGGCTGCCGAGGCCATCCTGGTCCCGTTGTTGGTCTCAGCCTTTCTCGCCATCATCAGCGCGTCTCCAGTATTCTGGCTGCAACAAAAACGGGTTCCCGGCCCCGTGGCTGTCTTTTTAGTCGTCTTAGCCGCGCTTGGATTAAGTTTGGCATTTGGAGCCCTGCTCGGCTCCTCTCTCCAGGATTTTTCGAAAGCCCTTCCGCGATACCAAACACGCCTCATGGAAGAAGTAGCTCCACTCATCCTGTGGCTCCAATCGCTAGGCGTTCAACTGTCAGAAGAAACCGTCTTTCGGTACGTGGATCCTGGAGCATCCATGCGGTTGGCCGCCGGAATGCTTTCCGGGTTAGGCGCGATGTTGACGAATACATTCCTGATCTTGTTGACGGTCATCTTTATTTTACTCGAAGCCTCAAGTTTCCGGTATAAAGTCCAAGCAGCTTTCGGTGATCCAACAGGCGCATTCTTACAATTCAGCAAGCTGACCACGGCGATCAACAGCTATCTTGGTATCAAAACCATCATGAGTTTTGGCACCGGAGTCGCCGTCACGGTGTGGGTCACCATATTAGGAGTCGATTATCCCCTCGTATGGGGACTTCTGGCTTTTCTTCTGAATTACATCCCCAATCTTGGCTCGATTATTTCGGCTGTTCCAGCCGTCTTGTTAAGCTATATTCAATTCGGAATCGGAAAGGCATTGCTTGTTGCGCTGGGGTATGTGGTCATTAATATCGTCTTCGGCAGCGTTCTGGAGCCACGACTCATGGGGCGAAAGTTAGGCCTCTCTA
The genomic region above belongs to Nitrospirales bacterium and contains:
- a CDS encoding VacJ family lipoprotein, which produces MTQNFSQSHRSLRLRYFLFLLLIGLSALGTSGCAGESTNRKVDAQAVSGISQDPNPPAIEPLTEDTEEVFDEFGYDPFEEPDSEKIEEYDPWEPYNVLAFKFNYNFDKYILKPVAQGYNYIMPTEVQRSIANFFQNLRFAPRFFNNIFQAKFKGAGIELGRFLVNSTVGIGGLFDPARALFDWETPLEDTGQTLGVYGTPPGPYLVLPFLGSFTVRDAIGFAGDTFLDPINWLVLPIIEISDAPRVVDNETTVTLIQFGLKVEDTINLRSLNLEKFQGVEEGTLDLYGAVRNGYLQQRAREIQR
- a CDS encoding AI-2E family transporter gives rise to the protein MNDHTPQPHAWNFLVTAAGFVIVVAGMRAAEAILVPLLVSAFLAIISASPVFWLQQKRVPGPVAVFLVVLAALGLSLAFGALLGSSLQDFSKALPRYQTRLMEEVAPLILWLQSLGVQLSEETVFRYVDPGASMRLAAGMLSGLGAMLTNTFLILLTVIFILLEASSFRYKVQAAFGDPTGAFLQFSKLTTAINSYLGIKTIMSFGTGVAVTVWVTILGVDYPLVWGLLAFLLNYIPNLGSIISAVPAVLLSYIQFGIGKALLVALGYVVINIVFGSVLEPRLMGRKLGLSTLVVFLSLVFWGWVWGPVGMLLSVPMTMIVKIALEGSETTRWIGVLMDSEGAGAKTYQSFFNRRTTMKLHKTSG